The nucleotide window ATCCAATATCCATATTGtctctcttccattttgtgAAAGAGAAAAAGCTTTACCTGAAAGTTCCTCATAATTGGGCACATTATCGACTTGATTGATCAAAGTAGGCTTGTTTTTGTTCAAGAGCCCCAGAAGCTGCTGGCACTCCTCTTGTGAAAAAGGAAAAGTGTTCATAGTCTCCTTGTCATCATTTGAGGAAGCCACATGATTACCTCTTGGTCGTGCTTGTCCTCCTTCCATTGCAGCCTTTCTCCTACGACAATATTCAAAGGTGTGTCCCTTCCAGTTGCAGTAGGTGCACTTAAGGTGTGCTCTGGAATTCTTTGTGGTgttattggtcttgttgcacTTCTCACATTTGACCTCTTCTGCAGGAGCAACATCACGGCTTGTCTTTTTCACTAAGAAAGCAGATGCCTCGGGTGGTGCTATTGACTTTCCACTAGAAAATTCTGCTTGTTTCTCATGACGCAACGCCATGGCAGATGCCTTGTTCACACTTGGGAGAGGATCCATCCCTATTATGTTGCTTCGGATCGTTGCATAATTGTCGCTGAGCCCCATCAAGAACTTGATGGTCTTTTGCGTCTCCATATAAGCCTTCACTTCTGTGGCTGTGTCACAACTGCAAGAGGGAAATGCACAAAGTGCATCCTTCTCATCCCAAAGGCCCTTGAGCTTTGTGAAAAAGGATGTGACCGAGTTTGTACCTTGCTCACAATCATGGATTGCATTCTCGATGTGAAACAGTTTAACCGTGTTGGTATGAGAAAATCTTTCTTGCAATTCAAGCCACATGCCTCTTGCATCTTTGCAATGAATCACACTTCTTGAAATTTCCTTTGACATGGCTCCTAGCAGCCAAGTCTTAACAAGCGTGTTGCAACGATCCCATTGTCGCTGTTCATTAGGGTTGTCAACCGGTTTGTTGAGAGTTCCATCAACAAAACCTTTCTTGTTTTTATGGTCAGGGCCATGCTCATGGATTGGACCCATGTTGTGTAGTTATCTTCCATCAATGGCTGTGACACAAGGACTGCGCCAGGTTGATCCGAATGATGGAGAAAGAGTGGATGATTAGAGTTCTCCCATGGTTCTGGGGCTTTCTGTGATGCCGAAGTCGCGTTCTTATCGATCAGCTTCATGTCTTCGTCTCCTGCCATGGAGGATTTGTTTGTAGCTTCTTGCCTCAAATTATGCCTCAAAGTCGAGGCTCTAATACCATGAAGAGAAACAAGATTGCAAGGAAAACACTTTCTTTATCTTCTATTACAACTCGGTACAACTTATATGTATTGTGTTACAAACCAGATCCACTATTCTAGGTCTAAGTATAGTAAAACATCTCCAACAACTAATTAATAAAATTACAGAGTATcacacacaataaactcctaatCATATATGATTCTTTCCTTCAATACAACGACTAGAAAGCATAATACCTTTT belongs to Rosa chinensis cultivar Old Blush chromosome 4, RchiOBHm-V2, whole genome shotgun sequence and includes:
- the LOC112199544 gene encoding uncharacterized protein LOC112199544, yielding MGPIHEHGPDHKNKKGFVDGTLNKPVDNPNEQRQWDRCNTLVKTWLLGAMSKEISRSVIHCKDARGMWLELQERFSHTNTVKLFHIENAIHDCEQGTNSVTSFFTKLKGLWDEKDALCAFPSCSCDTATEVKAYMETQKTIKFLMGLSDNYATIRSNIIGMDPLPSVNKASAMALRHEKQAEFSSGKSIAPPEASAFLVKKTSRDVAPAEEVKCEKCNKTNNTTKNSRAHLKCTYCNWKGHTFEYCRRRKAAMEGGQARPRGNHVASSNDDKETMNTFPFSQEECQQLLGLLNKNKPTLINQVDNVPNYEELSGPTFGEDDWDEN